Proteins co-encoded in one Geothermobacter ehrlichii genomic window:
- the crcB gene encoding fluoride efflux transporter CrcB codes for MQLLYITVFGGLGCLSRYLVSGWVYALAGRALPWGTLAVNVVGSLLLGFLMESGLRSTLIPAEIRMGLTTGFMGGFTTFSTFSYETVRLLEEGSWLQAGANMALNLAVCVASALFGIWLARQI; via the coding sequence ATGCAGCTGCTCTATATCACGGTCTTTGGCGGGCTGGGCTGTCTGTCCCGCTATCTCGTTTCGGGCTGGGTCTATGCCCTGGCCGGCCGGGCCCTTCCCTGGGGGACGCTGGCGGTCAATGTCGTCGGTTCACTGCTGCTCGGCTTTTTGATGGAATCCGGCCTGCGCAGTACCCTGATCCCGGCGGAGATCCGCATGGGGCTGACCACCGGCTTCATGGGCGGGTTCACCACCTTTTCCACTTTCTCCTACGAAACCGTCCGCCTGCTGGAGGAAGGGAGCTGGCTGCAGGCCGGCGCCAACATGGCCCTGAACCTGGCCGTTTGCGTGGCTTCGGCCCTTTTCGGAATCTGGCTGGCCCGGCAGATCTGA
- the rpoH gene encoding RNA polymerase sigma factor RpoH, protein MNTLNLPVVGDNFAYYMKQVNRFDLLSPQEELELARRYRHQGDLAAAERLVTSNLRFVVKIAWEYRNYGCKLLDLIQEGNIGLMMAVKKFDPDRGIRLISYAVWWIRAYIQSFIIRTWSLVKIGTTQAQKKLFFKLNQTREALRRLTGGSDSREIAAELDVRPEDVDEMELRLHRRDASLDVELVEGDDYTLMDTLADERQDQEELLAAREEEELRRQTIRQAMEKLKPREREIITDRLLRDEPLTLQELADRYGISRERVRQIEQNALKKLKEYLECRNLPMPV, encoded by the coding sequence ATGAACACACTCAATCTTCCCGTGGTAGGGGACAACTTCGCCTACTACATGAAGCAGGTCAACCGGTTCGACCTGCTTTCACCGCAGGAAGAACTGGAGCTGGCCCGCCGCTACCGTCACCAGGGGGATCTCGCCGCCGCAGAACGGCTGGTGACCAGCAACCTGCGCTTCGTGGTCAAGATCGCCTGGGAATACCGCAACTACGGCTGCAAGCTGCTCGACCTGATCCAGGAAGGGAACATCGGCCTGATGATGGCGGTAAAGAAGTTCGATCCCGACCGGGGCATCCGCCTCATCAGCTACGCCGTCTGGTGGATTCGTGCCTACATCCAGAGCTTCATCATCCGCACCTGGTCGCTGGTCAAGATCGGCACCACCCAGGCGCAGAAGAAACTCTTCTTCAAGCTCAACCAGACCCGGGAAGCGCTCAGGCGCCTGACCGGAGGAAGCGACAGCCGGGAGATCGCCGCCGAACTCGATGTCCGGCCCGAGGATGTCGACGAGATGGAGCTCAGGCTGCACCGGCGCGATGCCTCCCTTGACGTGGAGCTGGTTGAAGGGGATGATTATACGCTGATGGACACCCTGGCGGACGAACGCCAGGACCAGGAAGAGCTGCTGGCGGCCAGGGAAGAGGAGGAACTGCGCCGGCAAACGATCCGGCAGGCGATGGAAAAGCTCAAGCCGCGGGAGCGGGAGATCATCACCGATCGCCTGCTGCGGGACGAGCCCCTGACCCTGCAGGAGCTGGCCGACCGCTACGGCATCAGCCGCGAACGGGTGCGGCAGATCGAACAGAACGCCCTGAAGAAACTGAAGGAGTATCTCGAGTGCCGGAATCTGCCCATGCCCGTCTGA
- a CDS encoding AAA family ATPase: MPESAHARLSRDDDRIAELRQAFRPALEEAGRIVIGQEELFEGLLIGLLCEGHVLIEGAPGLAKTLAARTFARLLDLEFRRIQFTPDLLPSDLTGTPVYHPPSGEFRTRKGPIFTQILLADEINRAPAKVQAALLEAMEERQTTLGDETHPLPRPFMVLATQNPLEHEGTYPLPEAQLDRFFLKLTLGYPPRQAEQAMLDTHAGGAVEPPQPMLGRTILRQAQKAVTDIHLSQQLSAWLLDLIAATRAPADHGLNNLQPLIAHGVSPRGSLCLARAARARAFMRGRSYVVPDDILAMACPVLRHRLIPSYEAEAEGITCDDILRRILAAIDPP, encoded by the coding sequence GTGCCGGAATCTGCCCATGCCCGTCTGAGCCGAGACGACGACCGCATCGCAGAGCTGCGGCAGGCCTTCCGCCCGGCCCTTGAAGAGGCCGGGCGGATCGTCATCGGGCAGGAGGAGCTTTTCGAAGGGCTGCTGATCGGCCTGCTCTGCGAAGGCCACGTGCTGATCGAAGGGGCGCCGGGACTGGCCAAGACCCTGGCGGCCCGAACCTTCGCCCGCCTGCTCGACCTCGAGTTCCGCCGCATCCAGTTCACGCCCGACCTGCTTCCGTCAGACCTGACCGGCACCCCGGTCTACCACCCGCCCAGCGGCGAGTTCCGCACCCGCAAGGGACCGATCTTCACCCAGATCCTGCTGGCCGACGAGATCAACCGCGCTCCGGCCAAGGTCCAGGCCGCCCTGCTCGAAGCGATGGAAGAGCGGCAGACCACCCTCGGGGACGAAACCCACCCCCTGCCGCGGCCGTTCATGGTACTGGCCACCCAGAATCCTCTGGAACACGAGGGAACCTACCCGCTGCCGGAGGCCCAGCTCGACCGCTTCTTTCTCAAGCTGACCCTCGGCTACCCGCCGCGGCAGGCCGAACAGGCCATGCTCGACACCCACGCCGGTGGTGCCGTCGAGCCGCCGCAGCCGATGCTCGGGCGAACGATTCTGCGGCAGGCGCAAAAGGCCGTCACCGACATCCACCTCAGTCAGCAGCTGTCGGCCTGGCTGCTCGACCTGATCGCCGCCACCCGCGCCCCCGCCGACCACGGGCTGAACAACCTGCAGCCGCTGATCGCCCACGGCGTTTCGCCGCGCGGCTCGCTCTGCCTGGCACGCGCCGCCCGGGCCAGGGCCTTCATGCGCGGCCGCAGCTACGTCGTTCCCGACGACATCCTCGCCATGGCCTGCCCGGTCCTTCGCCACCGGCTGATTCCGAGCTACGAGGCCGAAGCCGAAGGGATAACCTGCGACGACATCCTGCGGCGCATTCTCGCCGCCATCGACCCGCCCTGA
- a CDS encoding DUF58 domain-containing protein — translation MAATAFPIARLRRLRLESRRHLAGFIGGGHRSRFLGHGLEFSELRPYQPGDDPRHIDWNVTARSGQPHVRRYREEHDRTILLLADLSTSMLPAKFDLLRQTAALLAFAAVAQRDRVGLIGFAADNGPILPPTGSESGLLRLLHRLDAGRPHIRRTRLEPPMEAADRLLSRPGMLLVLSDFHARLPERLMRRLAARHDCIALVLRDPAETRLPNALVSLVDAESGRGLLVDGRRAAPAWRQTDRDLHRRLRQCGFDVLPLAADAPPLPALARFFRRRSGA, via the coding sequence ATGGCCGCAACCGCCTTCCCGATCGCCCGGCTGCGCAGGCTGCGGCTGGAATCGCGCCGGCACCTGGCCGGCTTCATCGGCGGCGGCCACCGCAGCCGCTTTCTGGGGCACGGACTCGAATTTTCCGAACTGCGCCCCTACCAGCCGGGGGACGATCCGCGTCACATCGACTGGAACGTCACCGCCCGCAGCGGCCAGCCCCACGTCCGCCGCTACCGGGAAGAACACGACCGCACCATCCTGCTGCTGGCCGACCTGTCGACCTCGATGCTGCCGGCCAAGTTCGACCTGCTGCGGCAGACAGCGGCCCTGCTCGCCTTTGCCGCCGTCGCCCAGCGTGACCGCGTCGGCCTGATCGGCTTTGCCGCCGACAACGGGCCGATCCTGCCGCCGACCGGCAGCGAGAGCGGGCTGCTGCGCCTGCTTCACCGGCTCGACGCCGGCCGGCCACACATCCGCCGGACCCGGCTCGAACCGCCGATGGAGGCCGCCGACCGGCTGCTGAGCCGGCCGGGGATGCTGCTCGTGCTCTCCGATTTCCATGCCCGTCTGCCCGAAAGGCTGATGCGCCGGCTGGCCGCCCGCCACGACTGCATCGCCCTTGTCCTGCGCGATCCGGCGGAAACCCGGCTGCCGAACGCCCTGGTTTCGCTGGTCGACGCCGAAAGCGGCCGCGGCCTGCTGGTCGACGGCCGGCGCGCCGCGCCGGCCTGGCGACAGACGGACCGGGATCTGCATCGCCGCTTGCGGCAATGCGGGTTTGACGTCCTGCCGCTGGCGGCCGACGCCCCCCCGCTGCCGGCCCTGGCCCGCTTCTTCCGGCGAAGGAGCGGCGCATGA
- a CDS encoding BatD family protein — protein MNRLPLPFLLLWPLLLGAAPLPALQPADVRLGEPVVLQLRLPDAEWSLAGLPDLPAFRLLQPPRTDRGTLTLRLLPVRPGPTEIPPLTLVRGNRVLQSRPLPVTVTDPVAADTAVVPRQNWPPDNAFPPWLPALALTAAVLLLFPICVRIRRRKLATGPYAAEKQRLAALPPSPERQQLERELLGWCYGPYTPDESERADWRRRLADLERRS, from the coding sequence ATGAACCGCCTGCCGCTGCCGTTTCTGTTGCTATGGCCGTTGCTGCTGGGCGCCGCTCCCCTGCCCGCCCTGCAACCGGCCGACGTCCGCCTGGGAGAGCCGGTCGTGCTGCAGCTGCGGCTGCCGGACGCGGAATGGTCCCTGGCCGGACTTCCCGACCTGCCGGCCTTTCGCCTGCTGCAACCGCCCCGGACCGACAGGGGGACCCTGACGCTGAGGCTGCTGCCGGTGCGGCCCGGACCGACGGAAATCCCTCCCCTGACCCTGGTCCGGGGCAACCGCGTCCTGCAGAGCCGGCCGCTGCCGGTCACCGTCACCGATCCGGTCGCCGCCGACACCGCCGTCGTCCCGCGTCAGAACTGGCCGCCGGACAACGCCTTTCCCCCCTGGCTGCCGGCGCTCGCCCTGACAGCGGCGGTTCTGCTCCTCTTCCCGATCTGCGTCCGCATCCGACGCCGCAAGCTCGCGACAGGGCCGTACGCCGCGGAGAAACAACGCCTGGCCGCCCTGCCGCCATCCCCCGAGCGGCAGCAACTGGAGCGTGAACTGCTCGGCTGGTGCTACGGCCCCTACACGCCCGACGAGAGCGAGCGCGCCGACTGGCGGCGCCGGCTGGCGGACCTGGAGCGACGGTCATGA
- a CDS encoding VWA domain-containing protein yields MTLVWAYPAVLALLPLALLPLWSWRRRSLPVSSLVPYRGGESWRTRLARLHPPFAALLLVLLVLLLAGPILRDSEQVSVRQGVDLMLALDISASMRAEDMQPNRMAVARQAAAEFVLARENDRIGVILFAGTPFLLTPPTTDRRRVAARLRAVTAEVRGTGTAIGDALAAALQRLERSTAESRAIILLTDGHSNRGRIAPSTASEAARALGVRIYTIGFGTREGAPVRFRAGGPPPPGHPTSGLLVTLDEEPLRRIAEATGGRYFRATGADSLHRVYDQIDRLETSPLEIRERVHDRPLADRLRPLLGWLLIGELLLFRGWLRRLP; encoded by the coding sequence ATGACCCTGGTCTGGGCGTATCCGGCGGTCCTGGCGCTGCTGCCGTTGGCCCTGCTCCCCCTGTGGTCGTGGCGCCGGCGGAGTCTGCCGGTCTCGTCCCTGGTCCCCTATCGCGGCGGCGAAAGCTGGCGGACGCGCCTGGCCCGGCTGCATCCACCCTTCGCGGCGCTGCTGCTGGTGCTGCTGGTGCTGCTGCTGGCCGGACCGATCCTGCGCGACAGCGAACAGGTCAGCGTGCGTCAGGGCGTCGACCTGATGCTGGCTCTCGACATCTCCGCCAGCATGCGGGCCGAAGACATGCAGCCGAACCGCATGGCCGTCGCCCGCCAGGCGGCCGCCGAATTCGTGCTGGCGCGCGAAAACGACCGCATCGGCGTCATACTCTTTGCCGGCACCCCCTTCCTGCTCACTCCGCCGACCACCGACCGGCGGCGAGTGGCGGCCCGGCTGCGGGCGGTGACGGCAGAAGTCCGGGGAACGGGAACCGCCATAGGCGACGCCCTGGCAGCGGCCCTGCAGCGTCTCGAGCGCTCGACCGCCGAAAGCCGGGCCATCATCCTGCTCACCGACGGCCACTCCAACCGCGGCCGGATCGCCCCGTCCACAGCCAGTGAGGCGGCCCGAGCCCTGGGCGTGCGTATCTACACCATCGGCTTCGGCACCCGCGAGGGAGCCCCGGTCCGTTTCCGCGCCGGAGGTCCGCCGCCACCGGGCCATCCGACCTCCGGCCTGCTGGTCACCCTCGACGAAGAGCCGCTGCGGCGCATCGCCGAAGCTACCGGCGGCCGCTACTTCCGCGCCACCGGAGCCGACAGCCTGCACCGGGTCTACGACCAGATCGACCGCCTGGAAACCAGCCCGCTTGAAATCCGGGAACGTGTCCACGACCGCCCCCTGGCCGACCGGCTGCGGCCACTGCTGGGCTGGCTGCTGATCGGCGAACTGCTCCTCTTTCGCGGCTGGCTGCGGAGGCTGCCATGA